One window of Mediterraneibacter gnavus ATCC 29149 genomic DNA carries:
- a CDS encoding fucose pyrophosphorylase domain-containing protein, which produces MQNQMNKYRRLKNLFLRQSYLDAWEDYQRSILKKSFPKWDYIVLTASNEEQGKAFQKQIEYRSEKGVLPDATKFLVIPDPDGKRIGSGGATLHVLRTLSEREGFLGDFHGKRILVIHSGGDSKRVPQYSVCGKLFSPVPRELPDGRGSTLFDEFLIGMSGVPSRFKEGMLVLSGDVLLLFNPLQIDAQFSGAAAISMKSPAEIGKDHGVFLNDGTDHVKKFLHKQPLDTLLNLGAVNDQGNVDLDTGAVLCDANLVSALFSLISDHGEVNEKKYQMFVNEQSRISFYGDFLYPLASDSTLEQYYNEQPEGTYCEELMVCRKKIWETLCKFQMKLVCLSPAEFIHFGTTTELLKLLTEEINDYEFLDWRPNVFTNTQRVESAIHDGLLEKDVVLEDGCYIESSWLAGSTVVKRGAIVSQMILQDMTVPEDTVWHGIRLKEQNAYLVRTYAVTDNPKKTLEENAGFLKGTLQTFLEDNGLCTDDLWDTQDHSLWNAKLYSAHPAQDQAAEEALLLWKMSCKEADEEEVCAWKARKRYSLCESFAQGDTAHFVEWNEELENRILIERFLKALKGGENYIAALKIFGEEELNEKQYEILMEKADHMEFSEKIRVLYAISRSMKYQSVTFHGASYDLVEQKCFSEIQKMLFQKSFIRHAADYKIAKEVVQIKLPVRVNWGGGWTDTPPYCNENGGVVLNAPILLKGEKPIEVEIKKIPEYRIEFASLDFYAYGKAETVEEIQDCHNPYDSFALHKAALIACGVIPLDGHAELREILKKMGGGFYLSTKVCNVPKGSGLGTSSILSGACVKAIGEFLGQSWSDSQVYELVLNMEQIMSTGGGWQDQVGGLTPGVKYITSRPGIRQKIHVTYLELDQDTKKELQERFVLIYTGQRRLARNLLREVVGNYIGGRRESIEALKEMKRLAVLMRFELEQGNIDAFAKLLNEHWEVSKLLDQGSTNTCIDQIFESCEDMIDGRFISGAGGGGFLQVILKRGVTKEALRERLKQVFEDSGVDVWETEFVWE; this is translated from the coding sequence ATGCAAAATCAGATGAACAAATATCGAAGATTGAAAAATCTGTTTTTGAGGCAAAGCTATCTGGATGCCTGGGAAGATTATCAAAGAAGTATTTTGAAAAAAAGTTTTCCGAAGTGGGATTATATTGTCCTGACAGCGTCCAATGAAGAGCAGGGAAAGGCGTTCCAAAAGCAGATAGAATATAGAAGTGAAAAAGGTGTGCTGCCAGACGCCACAAAATTTCTGGTAATTCCAGATCCGGATGGAAAACGGATTGGTTCCGGTGGCGCAACGCTGCATGTTTTGCGGACGCTTTCTGAGCGGGAAGGATTTTTGGGGGATTTTCATGGAAAGAGAATTCTTGTGATACATTCCGGCGGAGACAGCAAACGTGTTCCGCAGTATTCCGTATGTGGAAAATTATTCTCTCCGGTGCCAAGGGAATTGCCGGATGGAAGAGGATCTACGCTATTTGATGAATTTCTGATCGGAATGTCAGGAGTCCCGTCCAGATTTAAGGAGGGGATGCTGGTGCTTTCCGGAGATGTGCTGCTGTTGTTCAATCCGCTGCAGATTGATGCACAGTTTTCAGGTGCTGCAGCTATTTCTATGAAATCACCGGCTGAGATCGGGAAAGATCACGGCGTATTCTTAAACGACGGAACGGATCACGTCAAAAAATTTTTACATAAACAACCTCTCGATACACTTTTGAACTTAGGCGCTGTCAATGATCAGGGAAATGTAGATTTGGATACAGGCGCAGTTTTGTGTGATGCAAATCTTGTATCGGCATTATTTTCATTGATCTCAGACCACGGAGAGGTAAATGAAAAAAAATATCAGATGTTTGTCAATGAACAGTCAAGAATTAGTTTTTATGGGGATTTTTTATATCCTCTTGCGTCAGATTCCACACTGGAACAGTATTATAATGAGCAGCCGGAAGGAACTTACTGCGAAGAGCTGATGGTATGCAGAAAAAAAATCTGGGAAACACTTTGTAAATTCCAGATGAAATTGGTGTGCCTGTCGCCGGCAGAGTTTATTCATTTTGGAACAACAACAGAACTTCTGAAATTATTGACAGAAGAGATCAATGATTATGAATTTCTGGACTGGAGACCCAACGTATTTACCAATACACAGAGAGTGGAAAGCGCCATCCATGACGGGCTGCTGGAAAAAGACGTGGTACTGGAAGACGGATGTTATATTGAGAGCAGCTGGCTTGCAGGCAGTACGGTCGTAAAAAGGGGGGCAATCGTATCCCAAATGATCCTGCAGGATATGACTGTGCCGGAAGACACCGTGTGGCATGGGATCCGTCTGAAAGAGCAAAACGCATATCTTGTGCGTACATATGCAGTAACGGATAACCCGAAGAAGACCCTGGAAGAAAACGCAGGATTTTTAAAAGGGACATTGCAGACGTTTTTAGAAGACAACGGGTTATGTACAGATGATCTTTGGGATACACAGGATCATTCTCTTTGGAATGCAAAGCTTTACTCTGCACATCCTGCACAAGATCAGGCGGCCGAGGAAGCGCTGCTTTTGTGGAAGATGAGCTGCAAAGAGGCAGACGAAGAGGAAGTTTGTGCATGGAAGGCAAGAAAACGATATAGCTTGTGTGAATCTTTTGCACAGGGGGATACTGCACATTTTGTAGAATGGAATGAAGAACTGGAAAACAGAATCCTGATTGAACGCTTTTTAAAGGCACTAAAAGGCGGAGAAAATTATATCGCGGCATTGAAAATCTTCGGTGAAGAAGAATTGAATGAAAAGCAGTATGAAATTTTGATGGAAAAAGCAGATCATATGGAATTTTCAGAGAAAATCAGAGTGCTCTATGCAATTTCACGCTCCATGAAATATCAGTCAGTCACATTTCATGGTGCTTCATATGATCTGGTGGAACAAAAATGTTTTTCAGAAATACAGAAGATGTTGTTTCAGAAAAGTTTTATTCGTCATGCGGCAGATTATAAGATCGCAAAAGAAGTAGTACAGATAAAACTTCCGGTCCGGGTAAACTGGGGCGGCGGCTGGACGGATACTCCGCCATACTGCAATGAAAACGGAGGAGTAGTTTTAAATGCACCGATTTTACTCAAAGGAGAAAAGCCAATTGAGGTGGAAATAAAAAAGATCCCGGAATATCGAATTGAATTTGCAAGTCTGGACTTTTATGCATATGGAAAAGCGGAAACGGTGGAAGAAATTCAAGACTGCCATAACCCATATGATTCATTTGCGCTACATAAAGCAGCCTTGATCGCCTGCGGAGTGATTCCGCTTGATGGACATGCAGAGCTGAGAGAAATTTTGAAAAAAATGGGCGGAGGCTTTTATCTGTCCACCAAAGTTTGTAATGTACCGAAGGGGTCAGGACTTGGAACAAGCAGTATCCTTTCCGGGGCCTGTGTGAAAGCCATCGGAGAGTTCCTGGGGCAGAGCTGGTCAGACAGCCAGGTGTATGAACTGGTCTTGAATATGGAACAGATTATGAGTACCGGCGGCGGATGGCAGGATCAGGTTGGCGGCCTGACTCCGGGAGTAAAATATATTACTTCACGTCCGGGGATCCGACAGAAAATACATGTGACTTATCTGGAATTGGATCAGGACACCAAAAAAGAACTGCAGGAGAGATTTGTACTGATCTATACGGGACAGAGGCGTCTGGCAAGAAACTTGCTCAGAGAAGTTGTTGGAAATTATATCGGCGGAAGAAGAGAATCGATCGAGGCTTTAAAAGAAATGAAACGCCTGGCAGTGCTGATGCGATTTGAATTGGAACAGGGAAATATCGATGCATTCGCAAAGTTATTGAATGAACACTGGGAAGTATCAAAGCTGCTGGATCAGGGATCTACCAATACCTGTATTGATCAGATCTTTGAGTCCTGCGAGGACATGATCGATGGAAGGTTTATTTCCGGTGCAGGCGGCGGAGGATTTCTTCAGGTCATTCTGAAAAGAGGCGTTACCAAAGAAGCACTGCGGGAACGATTAAAACAAGTGTTTGAAGATTCAGGCGTAGATGTTTGGGAGACGGAATTTGTCTGGGAATAA
- a CDS encoding LCP family protein, which produces MNYISRKIGLCICAVQLIASAVFFVALWLMNLLPAKYVTIIGLVLLLFFVCVVSTQLLSKKKGIAGKVISILLSIGLIFGSYYIFKTTNVIENISGGDTKVTKMVVAVKESDPAEKLEDAASYQFGVQYALQRSDVEAAVANINEKLGSQIAAVEYGSVAEQAAALHSGEVQAIIYNDAYSQMLEEGLGEEQENFKVIYTYEVKSKVENKAAQVEVKDETFTVYISGIDVYGAIETNSRSDVNILAVVNPNTHQVLLVTTPRDYYVQIPGISGDMRDKLTHAGIYGVDASMSTLGQLYNTSIEFYARVNFTSLVEMVDALGGIDVISEQAFTTSDDSGLVMDVIQGENHFNGEQALAFARERQNVDGGDFQRGRNQQAVITAMIKKAISPAILTGANGLLNSVSGNVDTNMSTEQIQTLVKNQLSEGGAWNIKSMSAEGMGDTQECFSMVGTPLYVTQPDQNSVAAIQTAIAAVKAGETFSDSEIAQ; this is translated from the coding sequence ATGAATTATATCAGCAGAAAAATAGGATTATGCATATGTGCAGTACAACTGATCGCATCGGCAGTGTTTTTTGTAGCGCTGTGGCTTATGAATTTATTGCCGGCAAAATATGTCACAATAATCGGACTGGTACTTCTGCTTTTCTTTGTATGCGTGGTATCCACGCAGCTTCTTTCTAAAAAGAAGGGAATTGCGGGAAAAGTAATCAGTATTTTATTAAGCATTGGGCTGATTTTCGGATCCTATTATATTTTTAAGACAACAAATGTAATTGAAAATATCAGTGGCGGAGATACGAAAGTCACGAAAATGGTGGTAGCGGTCAAGGAATCGGATCCGGCTGAAAAACTGGAAGATGCAGCATCGTATCAGTTTGGTGTGCAGTACGCATTGCAGCGTTCGGATGTGGAGGCAGCAGTTGCAAATATCAATGAGAAACTGGGAAGCCAGATTGCGGCCGTGGAGTATGGATCCGTTGCAGAACAGGCAGCAGCACTTCACAGCGGCGAAGTTCAGGCAATTATCTACAATGATGCATACAGCCAGATGTTGGAAGAAGGGCTTGGCGAGGAACAGGAAAACTTTAAAGTCATCTATACATATGAAGTGAAATCGAAGGTAGAAAATAAAGCAGCACAGGTAGAGGTAAAAGATGAGACATTTACCGTGTACATCAGTGGAATTGACGTGTACGGTGCGATTGAAACGAACAGCAGAAGTGATGTGAATATTCTGGCAGTCGTCAATCCAAATACACATCAGGTACTTCTGGTGACAACTCCGAGAGATTACTATGTGCAGATTCCGGGAATTTCCGGAGATATGCGGGATAAACTGACACATGCCGGAATTTATGGAGTGGATGCGTCCATGTCTACGTTGGGGCAGTTGTATAATACAAGCATTGAGTTCTATGCAAGAGTGAACTTTACGTCTCTGGTAGAAATGGTGGATGCACTTGGTGGAATCGATGTGATCTCAGAACAGGCATTTACAACAAGTGATGACAGTGGACTGGTTATGGATGTAATCCAGGGAGAAAATCATTTCAATGGAGAACAGGCACTGGCATTTGCAAGAGAACGGCAAAATGTGGATGGCGGTGATTTCCAGCGTGGAAGAAATCAGCAGGCTGTGATCACAGCGATGATCAAGAAAGCAATTTCACCGGCAATTTTGACCGGAGCGAATGGTCTGCTTAACAGTGTCAGTGGAAATGTAGATACAAATATGTCAACAGAGCAGATTCAGACATTGGTTAAAAATCAGCTTTCAGAAGGCGGAGCATGGAATATCAAATCGATGTCTGCAGAAGGAATGGGAGATACACAAGAGTGCTTTTCCATGGTGGGAACACCACTGTATGTCACACAGCCGGATCAGAATTCAGTGGCAGCGATTCAGACAGCAATTGCTGCAGTAAAAGCCGGAGAAACATTTTCGGATTCAGAAATCGCACAATAA
- a CDS encoding DegT/DnrJ/EryC1/StrS family aminotransferase, translating to MMSNKINVPFSPPDIKEEEIQEVARALRSGWITTGPRTKEFEKQIAESVGTKRAVCLNSATACMEMVLRAMGIGAGDEVITTAYTYTATCSAICHTGAVPILVDTLPDSYEMDPQKVREAVTERTKAVICVDLAGIVYSKYDEIFKIAEEKRALFHAGCERQKKLGRILVMADAAHAFGASHEHKMCGQIADFTCYSFHAVKNLTTAEGGALVWSEQIEQAGIDGEELYKEFMLLSLHGQSKDALEKTRAGAWEYDVIAPYFKCNMTDITAAIGLSQLKRYPEILHRRRSIIERYDEAFKQYPIQVLNHYDTDHISNGHLYLTRLPGKTREACNQIILQLAEQGIASNVHYKPLPLLTAYKNMGFQMEDYPNSYRMFENEITLPLHTCLSDEQVSYVTEKFTEILRKNQ from the coding sequence ATGATGAGCAACAAGATAAATGTACCGTTTTCGCCGCCGGACATTAAAGAGGAAGAAATACAGGAAGTCGCCAGAGCTTTGCGAAGCGGATGGATCACAACCGGACCAAGGACCAAGGAATTTGAAAAACAAATTGCAGAATCTGTTGGAACAAAACGGGCAGTCTGTCTGAACTCTGCAACAGCATGTATGGAAATGGTACTTCGTGCAATGGGAATCGGTGCGGGAGATGAAGTGATCACAACTGCATATACTTACACAGCAACCTGTAGTGCAATTTGCCATACAGGGGCTGTGCCGATCCTTGTGGATACTTTGCCAGATTCCTATGAAATGGATCCGCAGAAGGTGAGAGAAGCTGTTACGGAGCGAACAAAAGCGGTTATTTGTGTAGATCTTGCAGGAATTGTGTACAGCAAGTACGATGAGATTTTTAAAATAGCAGAAGAGAAAAGAGCACTTTTTCATGCAGGCTGCGAACGGCAGAAAAAACTGGGCAGGATACTGGTTATGGCGGATGCGGCACATGCATTTGGAGCATCACACGAACATAAGATGTGCGGCCAGATCGCAGACTTTACCTGTTATTCTTTTCATGCCGTGAAAAATCTGACGACAGCGGAGGGCGGTGCCCTTGTATGGTCAGAGCAGATCGAACAGGCGGGGATAGACGGAGAGGAACTCTATAAAGAATTTATGCTGCTCTCCCTCCATGGACAGTCTAAAGATGCATTGGAAAAAACAAGAGCCGGAGCCTGGGAATATGATGTGATCGCACCTTACTTCAAATGCAATATGACAGATATTACAGCGGCCATCGGCCTGTCACAATTGAAACGTTATCCGGAAATTTTGCATCGAAGAAGAAGTATCATAGAAAGATATGATGAAGCATTTAAGCAGTACCCGATTCAGGTTTTGAATCATTACGATACGGACCATATTTCCAATGGACATCTGTATTTGACAAGATTGCCGGGAAAGACAAGAGAAGCGTGCAATCAGATCATTTTGCAGCTTGCAGAGCAGGGAATTGCCAGCAACGTGCATTATAAGCCGCTTCCGCTATTGACGGCTTACAAGAATATGGGATTTCAGATGGAAGATTATCCCAATTCTTATCGGATGTTTGAGAACGAGATCACACTTCCGCTGCATACGTGTTTAAGTGATGAACAGGTTTCGTATGTGACTGAAAAATTTACAGAAATATTGAGGAAAAATCAGTAA
- a CDS encoding sugar transferase, protein MIKWENLPERIKNEKTYPYYELLQQKKIQILWKRVLDFFCAVVLTVLLSPVMLLIAAAIKLDTKGPIFYRQTRVTRYGMTYRIFKFRTMITGADKKGPLVTSSQDDRVTKVGKLLRKIRLDELPQLLNVLKGEMSFVGTRPEVEKYVDQYSEEMMATLFLPAGITSYASIMYKDEDERIGAYQKQTGKSVDEIYREYILPEKMKYNLKYLKEFSIWRDMKLMLMTVAAVLK, encoded by the coding sequence ATGATAAAATGGGAAAACTTACCGGAGCGAATCAAAAATGAAAAAACTTATCCATATTATGAACTGCTGCAGCAAAAGAAAATACAAATTTTATGGAAAAGGGTTCTTGATTTTTTTTGTGCGGTTGTTTTGACTGTACTCCTATCTCCGGTGATGCTGCTGATTGCAGCGGCCATTAAACTGGATACGAAAGGACCGATCTTTTACAGGCAGACACGTGTCACCAGATATGGGATGACCTATCGAATTTTTAAATTTCGAACCATGATTACAGGTGCAGATAAAAAGGGGCCGCTTGTCACCAGCAGTCAGGACGATCGTGTGACAAAAGTTGGAAAACTGTTACGAAAAATTCGTCTGGATGAACTGCCGCAGCTGTTGAATGTGTTAAAAGGTGAGATGAGCTTTGTGGGAACACGGCCGGAAGTTGAGAAATATGTCGATCAGTATTCGGAGGAGATGATGGCGACGCTGTTTCTCCCGGCAGGTATTACATCCTATGCAAGTATTATGTATAAAGATGAAGATGAACGGATTGGCGCATATCAGAAACAAACCGGAAAGAGTGTGGATGAAATTTACAGAGAATATATTCTTCCGGAAAAGATGAAGTACAATCTGAAATATCTGAAGGAATTTAGTATCTGGAGAGATATGAAGCTGATGCTGATGACAGTAGCAGCGGTTTTAAAATAG
- a CDS encoding glycosyltransferase family 4 protein encodes MSKVAVITMGVKLDGEKGYTRFRYLCEFLVKKGYEVDLITTTFQHWEKKQRDLESVDQKSYPFGIKFIYEPGYRKNIDLRRVRSHKIAAENLRKLLEKEGDYDLIYAEIPPNDVALAAAEYAHRNKIPFVADVNDLWPEAMRMVFDIPIVSDLLFYPLKRDAEKVYSLTSGVIGTSDEYRDRPFLNQKRDVLKETVYVGNEISVFDREAEQHADEVQKEEGTFWVTYAGTIGTSYDIRTMVLAAEELMKQGKTKIRFQILGDGPTREMLENLAKERKIQNVKFTGYVPYEQMAAYLVKSDVLINSFVRKAPQSIVTKIGDYLAAGKPMINTCMSPEFRKKVEQDGFGINIEPEDVRELVNAVEWMYENEAERNDMGNRARKIAEEQFDRPVSYGKIEAMISSLITKRK; translated from the coding sequence ATGAGCAAAGTAGCAGTGATTACCATGGGAGTAAAATTGGACGGCGAAAAAGGATACACAAGATTTCGGTATTTGTGTGAATTTCTCGTGAAAAAAGGATACGAAGTAGATCTGATCACGACTACCTTTCAACATTGGGAAAAAAAGCAAAGGGATCTGGAATCTGTTGACCAGAAAAGCTACCCATTTGGGATCAAATTTATATATGAGCCGGGATATCGGAAAAATATCGATTTGAGAAGAGTAAGAAGTCATAAAATTGCAGCAGAAAATTTAAGAAAGTTACTGGAAAAAGAAGGGGACTATGATCTGATCTATGCAGAAATCCCTCCAAATGACGTGGCACTTGCAGCGGCAGAGTATGCGCATCGAAACAAGATCCCGTTTGTGGCAGATGTAAACGATCTCTGGCCGGAAGCAATGCGTATGGTTTTTGATATTCCGATCGTCAGCGATCTTTTATTTTATCCGCTCAAAAGGGATGCAGAAAAGGTGTATTCGCTGACATCCGGTGTCATTGGAACATCGGACGAATATCGTGACAGACCGTTTTTAAATCAAAAGCGGGATGTGTTAAAGGAAACGGTATATGTTGGAAATGAAATTTCCGTATTTGACAGAGAAGCAGAACAGCATGCGGATGAAGTACAAAAAGAGGAAGGCACATTTTGGGTGACATATGCAGGGACAATTGGAACGAGCTATGACATTCGTACCATGGTACTGGCTGCAGAGGAGTTGATGAAGCAGGGAAAAACGAAGATCCGGTTTCAGATACTGGGAGACGGTCCGACGAGAGAGATGCTGGAAAATCTGGCAAAAGAGCGCAAGATCCAAAATGTAAAATTTACAGGATATGTGCCGTATGAACAGATGGCGGCATATCTGGTGAAATCAGATGTTTTGATCAATTCGTTTGTGCGAAAGGCACCGCAAAGTATTGTCACGAAAATCGGAGATTATCTGGCGGCGGGAAAACCGATGATCAATACGTGTATGAGTCCGGAATTTCGAAAGAAAGTGGAGCAGGACGGATTTGGGATCAATATTGAGCCAGAAGACGTCAGGGAGCTGGTAAATGCCGTGGAGTGGATGTACGAAAATGAGGCAGAAAGAAACGACATGGGAAACCGGGCAAGGAAGATTGCAGAAGAACAGTTCGACCGACCGGTATCCTATGGGAAAATAGAAGCAATGATCAGCAGTCTGATCACAAAGAGAAAGTAA
- a CDS encoding glycosyltransferase family 2 protein: MRPVFSVVMPTYGVEKYIEKAIRSVQAQTFENWELLVIDDCTCDQSAEIACEIAKTDSRIRIVHHEINQGLSAARNTGIQEAVGEYIWFMDPDDWVEPELMQAVAASLEKNRAEMVLFGLQEEYYAPDGHLQYSHPISPTEQYFTTQETLRKEFIRLEQQTLYGYAWNKFYNLDYLRSQNLWYTDVKLIEDIKFNVEYCMNIQRMNLLAITPYHYAKRVEMNLTNKFVENYYELHEWRIAMILNQYRSWKLDNENVRAILGGLYGRYILSALQRNCSKEANMSYRMRKKWCRNLFERPLFRELIPGAKAKDSFSLKIALRCLKWKQVGLCLVLGRGIYLVREKMPVLYSKVKAER; encoded by the coding sequence ATGAGACCGGTATTTAGTGTGGTGATGCCAACATATGGTGTAGAAAAGTATATTGAGAAAGCAATCCGAAGTGTTCAGGCACAAACATTTGAAAACTGGGAGCTGCTTGTGATTGATGATTGTACTTGTGATCAAAGTGCAGAGATTGCCTGCGAAATTGCAAAAACAGATTCTCGTATCCGCATCGTACATCACGAAATAAACCAGGGGCTTAGTGCTGCAAGAAACACAGGGATCCAAGAGGCAGTCGGAGAATATATCTGGTTTATGGATCCGGATGATTGGGTGGAACCGGAATTGATGCAGGCTGTAGCGGCATCGTTGGAGAAAAACCGTGCAGAAATGGTTCTGTTTGGACTGCAGGAAGAGTATTATGCTCCGGACGGACACCTGCAGTATTCCCATCCGATCTCTCCGACAGAACAGTATTTTACCACTCAGGAAACACTGCGGAAAGAGTTCATCCGGCTGGAGCAGCAGACGCTGTATGGATATGCCTGGAACAAATTTTATAACCTGGATTATCTGAGATCACAGAATCTGTGGTATACCGATGTGAAATTGATCGAAGATATCAAATTTAATGTCGAATATTGTATGAATATTCAAAGAATGAATCTATTGGCAATCACACCGTACCATTATGCAAAACGAGTGGAAATGAACCTGACAAACAAATTTGTGGAAAATTATTATGAACTTCACGAATGGAGAATTGCGATGATACTCAATCAGTATCGCAGCTGGAAGCTTGATAATGAGAATGTACGGGCAATACTGGGCGGATTGTATGGAAGATATATTCTTTCCGCACTGCAGAGAAACTGCAGCAAAGAAGCAAACATGTCATATAGGATGCGAAAAAAATGGTGCAGGAATTTGTTTGAAAGACCTTTGTTCCGGGAATTGATACCGGGAGCGAAAGCGAAGGACAGCTTCAGTTTAAAAATTGCATTGAGATGTCTGAAATGGAAACAGGTTGGGCTCTGTCTGGTTTTAGGAAGAGGAATCTATCTGGTCAGAGAAAAGATGCCGGTACTTTACTCCAAAGTCAAGGCAGAAAGGTAA
- a CDS encoding O-antigen ligase family protein, whose product MMTRLRRYEENVELIFKILYFLLAAGTFCPFIYDSSLQPILVKMVLGVGGILLFLRAADWKHYIRMPGLSWMALFVLSFLLSSFMNRRYGMSENFKWMIWMILQMGCLYTCKLDRSRESYEKEFRILSHVMLGYSMIAAICSFWQLLQGTALKWITQSGEVMLSGYHWGRLWGIYTDPNYGAGFHALCTLMALYFFWNVKKWWRYIYLFPMLLSVLYIGFSDSRTSALMLCAGCGAYFLFTQIQSADKKDRTKRGIAGGLMIAAAVILVFSGMHLMKKAYNQQQVPVAENTQAVDPVQKPQEIQTGREQDLQKDVSNGRIQLWKSGIEIWKTSPVYGTGYSTVVDYAKENVKGTYIIENSQGDYHNLHNQLINVLVYQGSIGAILLVGMFLYFCRYIWKAFQKSGIRNYDGMLLCSILMILIAMMFLLEGFYTNSPGACIFWVFGGYLIHGIYQDQEQTVK is encoded by the coding sequence ATGATGACACGATTAAGGCGATACGAAGAGAACGTAGAATTGATCTTTAAAATTTTATATTTCCTGCTCGCAGCAGGAACATTTTGCCCGTTCATTTACGATTCATCGCTGCAGCCAATTCTGGTGAAAATGGTGCTGGGAGTTGGAGGGATTCTTCTATTTCTCCGGGCAGCGGATTGGAAGCATTACATTCGTATGCCGGGACTGTCGTGGATGGCGTTGTTCGTTCTGAGTTTTCTATTGTCCTCCTTTATGAACAGAAGATATGGAATGTCTGAAAATTTCAAATGGATGATCTGGATGATCTTGCAGATGGGATGTTTGTATACTTGTAAGCTGGATCGGAGCAGGGAATCTTATGAGAAGGAATTTCGGATTTTATCCCATGTGATGCTGGGGTACAGTATGATCGCAGCAATATGTTCTTTCTGGCAGCTGCTTCAGGGAACCGCACTGAAGTGGATCACACAAAGTGGTGAAGTCATGCTGTCAGGATACCACTGGGGAAGGCTGTGGGGCATTTATACCGATCCAAATTACGGTGCAGGATTTCATGCCCTTTGTACATTGATGGCGTTGTACTTTTTTTGGAATGTAAAAAAATGGTGGAGATACATCTATCTGTTTCCAATGCTGCTTTCTGTGCTGTACATCGGATTTTCAGATTCCAGAACCAGTGCATTGATGTTGTGCGCAGGATGTGGTGCGTATTTTCTGTTCACTCAGATACAGTCAGCAGATAAGAAGGACAGAACAAAGCGGGGGATTGCAGGAGGGCTGATGATCGCAGCGGCAGTGATCCTGGTATTTTCCGGAATGCATCTCATGAAAAAAGCATACAATCAGCAGCAGGTACCTGTGGCAGAAAATACGCAGGCGGTGGATCCGGTGCAGAAACCACAGGAGATACAAACCGGGAGAGAACAGGATCTGCAGAAGGACGTCAGCAATGGCCGGATTCAGCTCTGGAAAAGCGGTATTGAGATCTGGAAGACATCTCCGGTATATGGAACAGGGTATTCCACGGTGGTGGATTATGCAAAGGAGAACGTAAAAGGAACATACATTATAGAAAATTCGCAGGGAGATTACCACAATCTCCATAATCAGCTGATCAATGTGCTGGTGTATCAGGGAAGTATCGGGGCAATTTTGCTTGTAGGGATGTTTCTCTATTTTTGCCGGTATATTTGGAAAGCATTTCAAAAATCCGGGATAAGAAATTACGACGGGATGCTGTTATGTTCCATTTTGATGATATTGATCGCAATGATGTTTTTACTGGAAGGGTTTTATACCAATTCGCCGGGAGCATGTATATTCTGGGTATTTGGCGGATATCTGATCCATGGAATTTATCAGGATCAAGAGCAGACAGTGAAATAA